In Actinomycetota bacterium, the genomic stretch AATTCCGCGCGATACCTACGTGGAGATACCTGGCCACGGAAAGACAAAGATCAACGCGGCAACCGCCTATGGAGGCGCTGCACTGGCTATTGAGACGGTGAAAGAGTTTACCGGACTGCCGATAAGCCACTATATAGAGATTGATTTTGCCGGCTTCAGGGAGATCGTGGACGCCTTAGGTGGCGTGACAGTTCATGTTCCGGAGCGGATAAACGATATGGAGGCCGCCGCATATGTTAGATCCGCGTCGGTGATAGAGGCTGGTGAGCAGCGTCTGGATGGAGCGAAGGCTCTTACGTTCGTTCGATCCCGGAACTTTCCTACCGGCGACCTCCAGCGTATCGAAAACCAGCAGAAGTTTTTGCGTGCTCTTCTCAACGAGTCTTTCAAGCCGGCGAACGCCCTGAGACTTCCATCACTTGCCAATGCCGTTGCCGAGCAGGTAACGACGGATATGTCAGTCGGCGAGCTTGCAGGCCTGGCCAACCAGATGCGGGGCATGGAAGATTCTGCGCTGCAAACAGTGACGATGCCGGGTTCGCCCGAGAGAATAGGCAACGGCTCCTTCATCGTGGCTGACGAGGAGGCTTTCGCTGTATTGTTGGAGCGGATCAAGTCAGGACAAACGCTTACACCGGAGGCGGATCTGGCTGCAAATCAGATAACTCCCGAGCAGATTTCTGTTTCTGTGCGCAATGGCGCAGGAGTTGCGGGAGTAGCCGATAACGCTGCAGGTCGGCTTAGGGCGGAACGTTATGACGTTGTTGAGGTTGGAAATATGAATCAGTTTGTCTACGACGAAACGCTTGTGGTCTACAAGGGCGAAGATGAACACAAGGCCGAAATGGTCATAGCCGCCTTGGGACAGGGTAGATCAGTCAACTATCGAGGCATGTATACCTTTGACTCAGAGGTGCTAGTGGTTGTCGGCAGGGATTGGGACTCGGGCTCCAGCGCTGTCCCACAGAGGGCGACTCGGGAGTGATAGTAGACTTGAGAGTGATAGTAGAAGACCCGAAGAATGCTTCGTAAGCCCCGGAGGAGCGATAATATGGCTACCTACTTGCGTGGGTTTTGGTGGAAAAACGTGCTTTGCGCCTTGCTTGCGGTGATAGTGCTGACAGGCTCAGCGCCTTTACCGGCTTTTGCGCAAAC encodes the following:
- a CDS encoding LCP family protein, whose product is MSDQFIGRPPRGSRSRRPSRIEKLQPKSTSFESTAEQSRRRGRQDFGARRRRSMQLRKRLIAFGAAFGVIALIGMVVGLLFIGDINDRLQGRIAEDDRAVELLDRGKTIERDDPFYALVVGVDSRQEGEQSRADTIIVGRIDPKQRSAILLSIPRDTYVEIPGHGKTKINAATAYGGAALAIETVKEFTGLPISHYIEIDFAGFREIVDALGGVTVHVPERINDMEAAAYVRSASVIEAGEQRLDGAKALTFVRSRNFPTGDLQRIENQQKFLRALLNESFKPANALRLPSLANAVAEQVTTDMSVGELAGLANQMRGMEDSALQTVTMPGSPERIGNGSFIVADEEAFAVLLERIKSGQTLTPEADLAANQITPEQISVSVRNGAGVAGVADNAAGRLRAERYDVVEVGNMNQFVYDETLVVYKGEDEHKAEMVIAALGQGRSVNYRGMYTFDSEVLVVVGRDWDSGSSAVPQRATRE